One window of the Pedobacter ginsengisoli genome contains the following:
- a CDS encoding FkbM family methyltransferase: MKNKISPLTLFQPNKLRVLLSLGLKGYLADKGWFDAYKTKSAIDEAGKPIAWVTYSFIDFIKERLNKLQSVFEFGSGNSTFFYAGLAGEVYSVEHDKIWFKKNKASMLRNVHLIFCNLIPNGDYCRSAEHTKKKFDVIIIDGRDRVNCCKHAINALTKKGVVVLDDSERSQYAEGVSFLMQNGFKHIPFSGIAPGVIISKCTSVFYRPNNCLNI, translated from the coding sequence ATGAAAAACAAAATATCGCCCCTAACCCTATTCCAGCCCAACAAGCTAAGGGTTTTACTATCCTTAGGTCTTAAAGGTTACCTGGCTGATAAAGGATGGTTTGATGCCTATAAAACAAAATCGGCTATTGATGAAGCCGGAAAACCTATTGCCTGGGTCACGTATTCTTTTATTGATTTTATTAAAGAAAGGCTTAATAAATTGCAATCCGTATTTGAGTTTGGTTCAGGTAATTCAACTTTCTTTTATGCCGGTCTGGCAGGAGAAGTTTACTCTGTTGAGCATGACAAAATTTGGTTCAAGAAAAATAAGGCATCAATGCTCCGGAATGTCCATCTTATTTTTTGCAATCTTATTCCTAACGGAGACTATTGCAGGAGTGCAGAGCATACTAAAAAGAAATTTGATGTTATTATTATTGATGGAAGAGATAGGGTAAATTGCTGTAAACATGCAATCAATGCTTTAACTAAAAAAGGTGTTGTAGTATTAGATGATTCGGAAAGAAGTCAGTATGCAGAAGGTGTATCCTTTTTAATGCAAAATGGTTTTAAACACATTCCGTTTTCAGGAATTGCACCCGGAGTAATTATATCTAAATGCACCTCTGTGTTTTATAGACCAAACAATTGTCTTAATATATAA
- a CDS encoding FecR family protein, which translates to MAILRESNADTLPVYEGNSFIANISYEDLIDFLNQLDNGKNIYFHKLNFDLGTVLIKTRDKKLKPKKISTILVRVAVIAFTILGFAWFSFNNNKIEWPAAFRNETKVVNSKSIVPGSNKATLTLANGETISLSGSQTGIVINGSNITYSDGTRIEAGNEHNSSTSQFNDLKLSTPSGGQYQATLADGTKVWLNAKSSLKFNLSFANSAQRKVELNGEAYFEVTKNARQPFIVIASKQQTEVLGTHFNISSYADERGIKTTLSEGSIKVSSLAVQPNQHDNGVILKPGQQSTFIVDKPIEIDQIDADDAIAWKDGKFAFRKEPLESIMRKLARWYDVEIVYQDPEISKQILGGSFTRSEEISSVLTTLELTGDVHFKIQGKKVVVAK; encoded by the coding sequence ATGGCTATTCTGCGTGAAAGCAATGCAGATACCTTGCCCGTGTATGAAGGCAATAGTTTTATTGCCAACATTTCTTATGAGGATCTTATAGATTTTTTAAATCAACTGGATAATGGTAAAAACATATATTTCCATAAGTTAAATTTTGACCTGGGAACGGTTCTAATAAAAACCAGAGATAAGAAACTTAAGCCTAAAAAGATATCAACCATACTTGTACGTGTGGCTGTAATAGCTTTTACAATTTTAGGGTTTGCCTGGTTCTCTTTTAATAACAATAAGATTGAGTGGCCAGCTGCTTTCAGGAATGAAACCAAGGTTGTAAATTCAAAGAGTATTGTTCCAGGTTCTAACAAGGCAACATTAACGCTTGCTAATGGTGAAACTATAAGCTTAAGTGGATCACAAACCGGAATTGTGATTAATGGAAGTAATATAACTTATTCTGATGGCACTCGCATTGAGGCAGGAAACGAACACAATTCTTCGACTTCGCAGTTTAATGACCTGAAGTTAAGTACCCCCTCCGGAGGTCAATACCAAGCTACATTGGCAGATGGCACTAAAGTTTGGTTAAATGCAAAATCAAGTTTAAAATTCAACTTAAGTTTTGCCAATTCAGCTCAGCGTAAAGTGGAATTAAATGGAGAGGCCTATTTTGAAGTAACAAAAAATGCTAGGCAACCTTTCATTGTAATAGCCAGCAAACAGCAGACAGAGGTATTAGGTACTCATTTTAATATTAGTAGTTATGCTGATGAAAGAGGTATAAAAACTACATTATCAGAGGGTAGTATTAAAGTTAGTTCATTAGCGGTTCAACCCAACCAGCATGATAATGGGGTAATCCTTAAACCCGGCCAACAATCTACTTTTATTGTTGATAAGCCAATAGAGATTGACCAAATTGATGCTGATGATGCTATTGCCTGGAAAGATGGAAAATTCGCATTCAGAAAAGAGCCTTTAGAAAGTATTATGCGTAAACTGGCCAGATGGTATGATGTTGAAATTGTATACCAAGATCCTGAGATAAGCAAACAGATTTTAGGGGGTTCCTTTACCAGATCCGAAGAGATATCCAGTGTATTAACAACGCTTGAGCTTACGGGAGATGTGCACTTCAAAATACAAGGCAAAAAGGTTGTAGTGGCAAAATAA
- a CDS encoding SusC/RagA family TonB-linked outer membrane protein translates to MKVNSLLACSILLLLSSSAIGQKLNLVQKRIKLVQVFKEITRQTDYQVIWNEQKLNADKRIDADFVTTPLPEVMNRILSGLPLTYVISKKMIVIKASSTIDINGTVTNEEGELLQGATIKVKGQDKSAITDLKGKYLLKQIDTGAVLIISYIGYQNKESWALNTGNVTLSLKTDDLKEIEIVSTGYQKIARERATGSFALVDSAQYTRRVSKDVFSRLEGITSGLLFNKNTLISNQGALDLSVRGRSTIFANDQPLIILDNFPFNGELNSINPNDIASISVLKDAAAASIWGVRAGNGVIVITTKRGRNKQPLRAFVNSNLTISGKPDLTYNPNYLSSSDYIDIETYLFNNGKYDEILNDPQSNLIVSPVIQILNKQRMGQSSDETNKQLNILRAKDVRNDELKYFYRKPVSQQYAASLSGGTNQSNHYFSAGYDKTNTTIVGNNNNRITINSQNSIRPVKNLELEVGLYYIKSSSKIDSTIANLTSLITPYYQFKDENGQNAILERDFNSHFKNEAINKGFLDWQYVPLNELGKSQDRINNNDFRLNGGLTYNIIPELSATIKYQYQLIDSKRSIYENIDTYHVRSLINQYSILTSGTVSGYNIPLGGILNTTVGKFTSNSLRTQLNYKKNWHRNAISAIIGYEISESLAGLNRTTKYGYDQNSGKSVAVDTTSSFELNPKGLGQIGTHYRFFRKTDRMRSSYLNATYSYDGRYTISGSARVDGSNYFGVKTNQKYVPLWSAGVLWNIDGESFYALNWLPILKLRASYGYNGNLNKSYTGITTFIYSPDGAALTNLPYGVIVNIGNPELKWEKVAIANVGLEFGFKKPALRGKVEYYIKNGSDILGDKAFPSNTGITVLRGNYSKMKAKGFDISLISENLNGKLRWTTSFMLSAVHDWVSDYDVTEPSSVRYVGDYSYSPALNKPVYGIYSYKWAGLDPINGDPRGYVNGQVSKDYFTILKKDAADLEYNGPARPTIFGGLSNTFTLKKFTLSFNLSYKLGYYFRKPSVNYYDMYNVNINYYMNSDFENRWKKSGDEAITNVPSQGIFGEDNSRDRFYNGSSATVARGDHIRLQDVNFSYDFNIINWKGIPIKQLQLYFYANNLGVIWKANDFGLDPDLVLSGNNFSYPITKSFAFGFKASF, encoded by the coding sequence ATGAAAGTAAATTCGCTGCTAGCATGCTCAATATTGCTCTTACTTAGTTCGTCGGCAATAGGTCAGAAATTAAATCTTGTCCAAAAAAGGATTAAGCTTGTTCAGGTTTTCAAAGAAATAACACGGCAAACTGATTATCAGGTAATCTGGAATGAACAGAAACTAAATGCTGATAAAAGGATTGACGCTGATTTTGTTACTACCCCGTTGCCCGAGGTTATGAATCGTATTTTATCTGGTCTGCCTCTTACCTATGTCATCTCAAAAAAAATGATCGTTATAAAAGCATCCTCTACTATTGACATAAATGGTACGGTAACAAATGAGGAAGGTGAATTATTGCAGGGTGCAACTATCAAAGTAAAAGGGCAAGACAAATCCGCTATTACAGATTTAAAGGGTAAATATCTATTAAAGCAAATAGATACCGGAGCCGTGCTGATCATTTCTTATATAGGTTATCAAAACAAAGAATCCTGGGCATTAAATACAGGAAATGTAACTCTATCCTTAAAAACTGATGATTTAAAGGAAATAGAAATAGTAAGTACAGGTTATCAAAAAATAGCAAGGGAAAGGGCAACAGGAAGTTTTGCACTGGTAGATAGTGCGCAATATACCCGTAGGGTAAGTAAAGATGTATTTTCCAGGCTAGAAGGCATTACAAGTGGTTTATTATTTAATAAAAACACATTAATTTCAAATCAAGGAGCTTTAGATTTATCGGTTCGTGGCCGAAGTACCATTTTTGCAAACGACCAGCCCCTTATTATTCTGGATAATTTCCCATTTAACGGAGAATTGAATTCTATAAACCCAAATGATATTGCTTCAATTTCAGTATTAAAAGATGCAGCAGCTGCATCTATTTGGGGAGTAAGAGCGGGAAATGGAGTTATAGTAATTACTACCAAAAGAGGCAGGAATAAACAGCCATTAAGGGCCTTTGTAAATTCTAATCTTACCATTTCTGGCAAGCCAGATCTTACCTATAATCCAAACTACTTGTCTTCGTCTGACTATATAGATATAGAAACATACCTGTTCAATAATGGAAAATACGACGAAATATTAAATGATCCTCAAAGCAACTTAATAGTTTCTCCTGTAATACAAATCCTGAACAAACAGCGAATGGGGCAATCTTCAGATGAGACAAATAAACAGCTAAATATTTTAAGAGCTAAAGATGTACGTAATGATGAACTAAAATATTTTTACAGAAAGCCGGTTAGCCAGCAATATGCTGCATCATTAAGCGGAGGAACCAATCAGTCAAACCATTATTTTTCAGCAGGTTACGATAAAACCAATACTACAATTGTAGGAAATAACAATAACAGGATTACTATAAATAGTCAAAATAGCATTCGGCCGGTTAAAAATCTTGAACTCGAAGTTGGGTTGTATTATATAAAATCAAGTTCAAAAATAGATAGCACAATAGCCAATTTAACATCACTTATTACTCCTTATTATCAGTTCAAAGATGAAAATGGTCAAAATGCAATACTTGAACGAGACTTTAATTCCCATTTTAAGAATGAGGCAATTAACAAAGGTTTTTTAGATTGGCAATATGTACCTTTAAATGAATTAGGGAAATCTCAAGATAGGATAAACAACAATGATTTTCGATTAAATGGAGGGCTAACTTATAACATAATTCCTGAACTAAGTGCCACTATTAAATATCAGTATCAGCTCATTGATAGTAAGAGATCGATTTATGAAAATATTGACACTTACCATGTCAGGAGCCTAATTAATCAATATTCCATTTTAACTTCCGGCACAGTTAGTGGCTATAATATTCCTCTTGGAGGTATTCTTAATACTACGGTTGGAAAATTCACTTCTAATAGCTTGCGTACTCAGTTAAATTATAAGAAAAATTGGCATAGAAATGCTATTTCTGCTATTATTGGCTATGAAATTTCAGAATCTTTAGCCGGTTTAAACCGAACAACTAAATATGGATATGATCAGAATTCAGGCAAATCTGTTGCGGTAGATACAACGAGCTCTTTTGAGCTAAACCCAAAGGGGTTAGGCCAAATAGGAACCCATTATAGGTTTTTTAGGAAAACAGACAGAATGCGTTCCTCTTATTTGAATGCTACCTACTCTTATGATGGCAGATATACCATATCCGGGAGTGCCAGGGTTGATGGTTCTAATTATTTTGGAGTAAAAACGAATCAAAAATATGTTCCATTATGGTCTGCAGGGGTATTATGGAATATTGACGGGGAAAGCTTTTATGCGTTAAACTGGCTACCTATCTTAAAACTTAGAGCATCATATGGTTATAATGGTAATTTAAACAAATCATATACAGGAATTACCACCTTTATATATAGCCCAGACGGAGCTGCCTTGACCAACCTCCCTTATGGAGTAATTGTAAATATTGGCAACCCTGAGCTAAAATGGGAAAAGGTTGCAATTGCCAATGTAGGATTAGAATTTGGATTTAAAAAACCTGCACTTAGAGGAAAGGTAGAATATTACATTAAAAATGGTTCTGATATACTAGGGGATAAAGCTTTCCCATCCAATACCGGCATTACAGTTTTAAGAGGAAACTATTCCAAAATGAAGGCTAAAGGATTTGATATTTCTTTAATTTCGGAAAACTTAAATGGAAAACTGAGATGGACAACCTCATTTATGCTCTCTGCAGTACACGATTGGGTTTCGGATTATGATGTTACTGAACCTTCCAGTGTTCGCTATGTTGGAGATTACAGTTATTCACCTGCTCTAAATAAACCTGTATATGGAATTTATAGTTACAAATGGGCAGGATTAGATCCAATAAATGGAGATCCAAGAGGTTATGTAAACGGACAGGTTAGTAAGGATTATTTTACTATCCTTAAAAAGGATGCTGCTGATTTGGAATACAATGGCCCGGCACGACCTACCATTTTTGGAGGCTTAAGTAATACTTTTACCCTTAAAAAATTCACATTATCTTTTAATCTTAGTTATAAATTAGGCTATTATTTCAGAAAACCTTCTGTAAATTATTATGACATGTATAATGTTAATATTAATTATTATATGAATAGTGATTTTGAAAATCGCTGGAAAAAAAGTGGTGATGAAGCCATTACCAATGTACCTTCACAAGGAATATTTGGTGAGGATAATTCTCGTGACAGATTCTACAATGGTTCTTCTGCAACAGTAGCCCGTGGAGATCATATTCGATTGCAGGATGTAAATTTCAGTTATGATTTTAATATTATTAACTGGAAAGGAATTCCTATTAAGCAATTACAACTATATTTTTATGCAAATAATTTGGGAGTTATCTGGAAGGCAAATGACTTTGGCTTAGATCCTGACCTGGTACTATCGGGTAATAATTTTTCCTACCCGATAACAAAAAGTTTTGCTTTTGGATTTAAAGCCAGTTTTTAA
- a CDS encoding RagB/SusD family nutrient uptake outer membrane protein translates to MKTKKIILPITIILIASLASCKKGWLEANPDDSLIVPNTLQDYQALLDNTGQTFNNSQTGGLAEIASGDFYILYTSWQSLFNTQEKAAYIWEETPKFYNNEPSFDWVNSYRRILNSNVILNGIRKIRVPSTKQNEWNNITGSALFFRSFDFFNLAQEYCKSYEQNTARSELGLPLRLDYNVNIQLQRATLQQTYDQIIVDLKSAAPLLGTKPLFKTRPSKQAVFALLARTYLAMENYSQAKLYTDSALQIQSELMDYSALNPDVSYPIQRFNPEVIFHSTFSYGIFNASRLIVEPALLDSYSQGDYRRKVFFKDNPNGRTTYKGSYANDKNLFGGLATDELYLIRAECNARIGNITTALADLNHLLKTRWNFSYKELNADNAEQVLTFILKERRKELIFRGLRWQDLRRLNKDNRFATTLTRTLNNQIYTLPPNDKKYVFPIDEMELKLSGIQQNDR, encoded by the coding sequence ATGAAAACAAAGAAAATAATTCTGCCTATTACTATAATTTTGATAGCTTCTTTAGCTTCGTGTAAAAAAGGGTGGTTGGAAGCGAATCCCGATGATTCATTAATTGTTCCAAATACCCTTCAAGATTATCAGGCCCTACTTGACAATACCGGTCAGACTTTTAATAATTCCCAAACCGGTGGTTTAGCTGAAATTGCTTCTGGCGATTTCTATATTCTCTATACTTCCTGGCAATCGCTCTTTAACACTCAGGAAAAAGCAGCTTACATCTGGGAGGAAACACCTAAGTTTTATAATAACGAACCGAGTTTCGATTGGGTAAATTCTTATAGAAGAATATTAAACTCTAATGTTATTCTAAATGGCATTAGAAAGATAAGGGTTCCTTCTACAAAACAAAATGAATGGAACAATATAACAGGGAGTGCGTTGTTTTTTCGCTCATTTGATTTTTTTAATCTTGCTCAGGAATATTGTAAAAGCTATGAACAAAATACTGCAAGATCAGAATTAGGTTTACCCTTAAGACTGGATTACAATGTGAATATACAACTGCAACGCGCTACGCTTCAGCAAACTTATGACCAGATTATTGTTGATTTAAAATCAGCTGCACCTCTGTTGGGCACCAAGCCTTTGTTTAAAACCAGACCATCTAAACAGGCGGTTTTTGCTTTGTTGGCCAGAACTTATCTGGCTATGGAAAATTACAGCCAGGCAAAACTTTATACTGACTCGGCTCTTCAAATCCAATCCGAACTTATGGACTATTCAGCTTTGAACCCGGATGTCTCCTACCCGATCCAAAGATTTAATCCGGAAGTAATATTCCATAGCACTTTTAGTTACGGGATTTTTAATGCTTCCAGATTAATTGTTGAACCAGCATTGCTTGATTCATATTCCCAGGGAGATTATCGCCGTAAGGTTTTCTTTAAAGACAATCCTAATGGCAGAACAACCTACAAAGGTAGCTATGCCAATGACAAGAACTTATTTGGCGGTTTAGCTACGGATGAGCTTTACCTAATCCGTGCAGAATGCAATGCCAGAATTGGCAATATTACTACTGCACTGGCAGATTTGAACCATCTTTTAAAAACCAGATGGAACTTTAGCTACAAGGAACTTAATGCAGACAATGCTGAACAGGTTCTAACTTTTATATTAAAAGAGAGAAGAAAAGAATTAATATTCCGTGGACTTAGATGGCAAGATCTCAGACGATTAAATAAGGATAACAGGTTTGCTACCACCTTGACAAGAACATTAAACAATCAGATATACACACTTCCTCCAAACGATAAAAAATATGTTTTTCCAATAGACGAAATGGAATTGAAGCTAAGTGGAATTCAGCAAAATGATAGATGA
- a CDS encoding MauE/DoxX family redox-associated membrane protein, whose product METKFYLSPKMRIIMADVIAYLILALFMYTAASKLFGIKSFSSTLAKSPLIGGYSKLVAWGIPITEMVIGILLILAPLRKLGLYASFGLMILFTVYLLYMVYSGNKLPCHCGGVISTMTWQQHIWFNLGFVLLAFTGIYIYKK is encoded by the coding sequence ATGGAAACGAAATTTTATTTATCGCCCAAAATGCGAATTATCATGGCTGATGTGATTGCTTATTTAATTCTTGCCTTATTTATGTATACTGCAGCGAGCAAATTATTTGGCATCAAGTCATTCTCGTCAACATTGGCTAAATCTCCATTAATTGGAGGATACAGCAAATTGGTTGCATGGGGAATTCCAATAACTGAAATGGTTATAGGGATTTTGCTGATCCTGGCTCCACTTAGAAAATTGGGTTTATATGCTTCATTTGGACTTATGATTCTATTTACAGTGTATCTTTTGTATATGGTTTATTCAGGTAATAAATTACCCTGCCATTGTGGGGGAGTGATCAGTACAATGACCTGGCAACAGCATATCTGGTTTAATCTAGGCTTTGTGTTACTGGCTTTTACAGGAATTTACATTTATAAAAAATAA
- a CDS encoding AraC family transcriptional regulator, which yields MQSILKSQSAVAESETLNFNALPNFCTTALHKGQSRKFRIKEGEVLLQSISHYLAHIELFEYSLKQDANIQFLIKEDSFIMYVVQHKNACFLCYRPAGEYYEIVPCGVHKILVITFKPNWLMYKAKKLTTIKPLINYYNQSDSRYVNLPCVGISESIFNLLIKMDDKTNDLDDEIYAFINGCINKYYKRLIAGNNTHIYYQKKADAIAEFVKKNFATELVDNLSDLAARFMMSERNFTRLAKMAFGIPLHAQIIKIRMYYGVNYLLTTNKPIHEIAELVGYRDPHYFSSAFKKCFGVSPKFLVNV from the coding sequence ATGCAATCAATCCTAAAGTCCCAATCTGCAGTTGCAGAATCGGAAACTCTTAATTTTAATGCGCTCCCTAATTTCTGTACAACCGCACTACATAAAGGGCAATCCCGAAAATTCAGGATAAAGGAAGGAGAAGTTCTCCTTCAATCTATAAGTCACTATTTAGCGCATATTGAGTTGTTTGAGTATTCGCTAAAACAGGATGCTAATATTCAGTTTTTAATAAAAGAAGATTCTTTTATTATGTACGTTGTGCAACATAAAAATGCATGCTTCTTATGCTATCGTCCCGCTGGTGAGTACTATGAAATTGTGCCTTGTGGAGTACATAAGATTTTAGTAATTACTTTCAAACCTAATTGGTTGATGTATAAGGCTAAAAAGCTGACCACAATAAAACCTCTCATAAACTATTACAATCAGTCAGATAGCAGATATGTCAATCTGCCATGCGTCGGTATATCCGAGAGCATTTTTAATTTGCTTATCAAGATGGATGATAAAACCAATGACTTGGATGATGAAATCTATGCTTTTATAAATGGTTGTATTAACAAATATTATAAGCGACTTATTGCCGGAAACAATACACATATTTATTATCAGAAAAAAGCTGATGCAATTGCTGAATTTGTGAAAAAGAATTTTGCCACTGAACTGGTAGATAACCTATCAGACCTTGCAGCAAGGTTTATGATGTCCGAACGGAATTTTACGCGCTTAGCAAAAATGGCATTTGGCATACCGCTACATGCACAGATCATTAAAATCAGGATGTATTATGGGGTAAACTATCTTCTTACTACTAACAAGCCCATTCATGAAATAGCTGAACTGGTTGGTTACAGAGATCCGCATTATTTTAGCAGTGCTTTTAAAAAATGCTTTGGCGTATCACCTAAATTTTTGGTTAATGTGTGA
- a CDS encoding DUF4198 domain-containing protein, producing the protein MKKLTFLALTLVFSFVTTSIFAHALWIETAASGKVGQKQSVKVFYGEYVANERDSVSKWYSDVKEFSLWVIGPDQKKTQLTLNPGTNHFEAVFTPDQNGAYTVLVSHEARELGGTTKYHFLSSADVIVGKASVAATQNSNVLKLHVDGVLLAKPNKSLQLKAFLNDAAAKGKTISVFSPNGWAKELTTDDNGVAEFTPLWKGRYVVEVSDVDKNPGQHHGKDYKATWKGATYSFEIN; encoded by the coding sequence AGTATTTTTGCTCATGCCCTGTGGATAGAAACAGCCGCATCTGGTAAAGTAGGACAGAAACAATCTGTAAAGGTATTTTACGGCGAGTACGTAGCCAATGAGCGTGATAGTGTGAGCAAATGGTATTCTGATGTTAAGGAATTTTCGTTATGGGTGATAGGGCCAGATCAAAAGAAAACCCAATTGACACTAAACCCCGGAACAAATCATTTTGAGGCTGTTTTTACTCCTGATCAGAATGGTGCGTATACTGTGTTGGTAAGTCATGAAGCAAGGGAACTTGGTGGAACCACTAAGTATCATTTCTTATCTAGTGCGGATGTTATTGTAGGAAAAGCATCAGTAGCAGCAACTCAAAATTCAAATGTATTAAAATTGCATGTTGATGGTGTTTTGCTCGCAAAACCTAATAAATCACTACAATTGAAGGCTTTTCTTAATGATGCTGCAGCAAAAGGAAAGACGATATCAGTATTTTCTCCTAATGGTTGGGCAAAAGAACTAACCACTGATGATAATGGCGTAGCAGAATTTACGCCGCTATGGAAAGGTCGGTACGTAGTTGAAGTGAGTGATGTGGATAAGAATCCTGGTCAGCACCATGGCAAGGACTACAAAGCAACCTGGAAAGGTGCAACTTACAGCTTCGAGATTAATTAA